gggtcttgggcAAACTTATAGCCTGcaccatctttatgtagagcaacagttgtttttttcagatcctcagagagttctttgccatgagatactatgttgaacttccagtgaccagtatgagagagtgagagagataaCACCAAATTTTAACACcaacctgctccccattcacacctgagaccttgtaacattaacgagtcacatgacaccggggagagaAAGTGGCTAAGCATTGAGCCCACtcacttttgttattttttgctTTGGACTTCTTCACAGGACAGTGCTGTTTCTCAATGTGCTTCCAGATTCAAAATGCCTCACCGGTGAGGCCAGAActatctacacacacacatttttgtctatattgcttttctgtttcttcTTGTATAATACACTCTGGGTTGGCATTTATTCTTTGTATTTGTGGTTATTTGTTATAACCTCACTCAGTCAAACAGTTTTAGGAGGGGAAAAGAACAAACTTTATTTGTGTAGCCTGCCTTATTTAGGCAGAGTGTTACAATCTTCACTGCATGTATATTTATAACCAAACAAACTATAAAACAACAGTTCTTCCtatatttgtttacattttaaaaaatattaaacatatgtGGTTCAGGCAATATATGCATATAAGTCtgcaaatataaaacaaccCTAACTCTTTTTGTTAGATATCAGTATTAATTACCAAATAGCTATTACAAAAGTATAAGCAAAAAGTATAagaagataaaataaaaataaagcaaatgattcagtcaaacatacaaaGTCAGCGCTCTGGTAGGCTACAACAGTGAACTATAACTCCTAAgtatatataaagttatgatatTTCACTTTTTAGTTCAACAAATTATAGATTTatgagaccaaagatcaccCGTTAGATATACAAAAGATGAATTATATTATGTTCAACCACTACAGAGACATCAGAGTCAACGgcaaacatcagaaggagtaGCCAAGGTAAGGATGCTCTCAGCGGGAGGTACGTGAGCGCTGAGCACCAGGTGATCatctggatctcacaactccaaATAGGCTCTACTtttatcaataaaccacaaatttgtaaaaaaaacagtacactCTTGCCtgaaaactcttaaaactacatatcaTGACATAATAACAGTAGTATGTTTGAATTACTTGGGTTTTCTCCTCTGCTACTAACACTTGCTGGTTAGTacgcaatgcattctgggatacctggctgtctcaagtcCGCACAAGTCACCTTCTCTATGTATTCGTGATAAAAAGGGTGTATCAAGAACTTACAACCAGAGATTTGCAGACTGTACTTGGCTAGATGTGAATTTTGAACTGGAACAGTACTTGGACGGCGACTTGGGATGACATTTCACAAGAACACAGACAAAGAGCACATATTGAGAAATGGATAactatgaataaatgaatgaatgaggcatttatatagcactttactatatgtactactgtacaccctAAATGCTTCGCAATCACATCAGGGGTCTCTCCTTATCCACAACCTGGATAATTCAACAGCAGACAGTGCAACAGCGCCAACTataggtggagaggagagattTGGTGTGTGTCTTAGAAAGAGACGTTGTTTCTCAGCACAAAGATGAACTACTTATGATTTCAGACTGtggtgatgtggtttctccactCGCATGGATCtttcatgtgtatcttcaggtgGTTTTTAATAGTGAAACTCTTTTtacactgatcacacgtgtgtggcttctctccagagtggatcctctcatgtgtttttagAGATGAagactgactgaatctcttgtcacagtgtgaacacttgtaaggtttttctccagtgtgaattctcacatgtgtatcttcaggtgaTTTTTAATAGTGAAACGTTTTccactgatcacacgtgtgcagcttctctccagtgtaGATCTTCTTGTGTTGTTTCAGATTTGCTAACtgattgaatctcttgtcacagtgtgaacacttgtaaggtttttctccagtgtggatcttctcatgtgtttttagagatgatgactgactgaatctgttgtcacagtgtgaacacttgtaaggtttttctccagtgtggatcttctcctgtgtgttttcagagatgatgactgactgaatctgttgtcacagtgtgaacacttgtaaagggtttttctccagtgtggatcctctcatgtgttttccaGAGAtgatgactgactgaatctgttgtcacagtgtgaacacttgtaaaggtttttctccagtgtgaattctcacgTGTATCTTCAGGTGTCTTTTTAATAGTGAAACTctttcccacactgatcacacgtgtgcagcttctctccagtgtgtgGACCCTCTCATGTGATTTCAGAGATGATGAacgactgaatctcttgtcacagtatgaacacttgtaagatgtttctccagtgtggatcctctcatgtgttttcagatttgatgactgactgaatctgttgtcacagtgtgaacacttgtaaggttttctctccagtgtgaattctcatgtgtatcttcaggttacttttaatagtgaaactcttttccacactgatcacacgtgtacggcttctctctgctgtggatcctctcgtgttttttcagagatgatgaatcactgaatctcttgtcacattGTGAACACTTTTGtatggtttttctccagtgtgaattcttcTGGTGCAGTTTTAATTGGTTTGCTGTAATaaaaagtcttctcacactcaaagcaacatgtactctctcacaccagtgtgtATTTTCTCATGTTCTTTTAAATATTGCAGCTGTgaaaaaactctttccacacacagaacatgaatgtggcttctctTTTGTATGAACTGTCAGGTGTCTCTTCAGGGTTGATGACTCTAGAAATGTTTTGTCACATTGAAGTCACATGTGTGtagcttctctccagtgtggatcctcctGTGTTTTTTAAGGTTTGTTGATTGACTGAAACTCtccccacattgatcacatgtgaacggcttctctccagtgtgaactctcatgtgatccttaagatttcctttttgtgtgtaactcttcccacattgatcacatgtgaacgatctctctccggtgtgaattttcatgtgttcTTTAAGGCTTGATGATCGtgagaaactcttcccacactgatcacatgtgagaACGGctttctctcctgtatgaactctcatgtgaacctTAAGATGTTGTTTggttgagaaactctttccacactgatcacatgtgtgtggtttctctccagtgtgaactttcATGTGTTCTTTAAGGCTTGAtgattgactgaaactcttccTGCACTGTTCACatgtgaatggcttctctcctgtatgaactctcatgtgaatctTAAGATGTTGTTTggttgagaaactctttccacactgagtgcagtgTGAAAGATTTCtcttggctctctcttttctttAGAGATGTCTTTTAGTTCTTCACTCTCATAGCTTTCTTCTCTATCAGGTCtgaaatgagagaaaaaaaagtcatttaactctctgaggtctgaaaacgcgcacggcgcgttttgcaggtttttttcacattgcaagcaaaaacagacttaaaatacttctttgtttctttagcgccctccggctgcagtatgaattaaaactccattcatggaatagcctcttcttcttttagatgaatctgtggactaaaaatgcacagagagcgcctctccggctgcagtatgaattgcaAACACCAgtgctcatagtgatgacaatgaatattaaataaatataactcctctgtatagaaaattgacataaacatatgagaatccaatatttctccaaatgtgcatgcttttaaactaaaagcctatattcagactcgcACAGATAAACAAGGAAAAAAGTTTGGTCAAGGTGTGTCCTgtgctctctttctctttctatcCAAGTGGTGCTTTCTTGTTTTATTGCAAAGTGTTTgatctcagctttttgttttaGCAGGAAAGTAAATCAAGTcttagatattttttatatttaaaacattagagcatttttgttatttatatttttttaaaaatatcacgtCATCCAAGTTCTACAGACTTTGTCTGTAGAAAGTTCTCATGCTCAAAGTCTAGACTGACTGCatctttaaatgtgttattatcagTGTCCTACACGATTCACTCCAACCCTGTTACTTCTGACATGATTTTCCTCCTTTCAAAACAGGGATTTCTTAAAACTATGAGacccaggaagtgacatcatctggGCTCTTTCTAGAAAGTCTCCagtttttataaaaattaatgACAGCATTCATCAACTCTGTTACCAAAGTTACTGTAAGAAAAGATTTTTGCTCAAGTTACACTCACAACCCTGTCAGGCATTCTGGAAAGTTCATTTACTTCATAAATTTTGGTGTTTACAAGTTTATTCCTAAAATAACAGTGTTTAAAACTACATTGAAAATGAAAGCTAGAATTCTGGAAACACTCCTGCAAATTGAGAACCAGATatgaaacaaatgtaaaatatttagtttgatctGATGTTGACAATCAATATGAAGGTTTCTCAAACTGAGTATTAAAAGGTGCACAGCTAATGGGCaccattacaattttaaataccAATAACATTGATTAATTACCATTACAATAAtctcacttaaaggtgccatagaactgAAAATCGAATTTACCTTGACAGTTGAATAATagtttagtacatggaaatgacatacagtgagtctctcaaactccattgtttcctccttcttatgtaaatctcatttgtttaaaaagacctcagaagaacaggcgaatctcaacagctgaatcatcagactaggtaagcaagcaagaacaatagcggaaaatggcagatggagcaataataactgacataatccatgatatatttttagtgatatttgtgaattgtctttctaaatgttttgttagcattttgctaatgtactgttaaatgtggttaaagttaccatagtttcttactgtattcacggagacaagactgtcgttattttcatttttaaacacttgcagcctgtataatgtataaacacaacttcattctttataaatctctccaacagtgtgtaacgttagctttagccacggagcacagcctcaaactcattcagaaacaaatgtaaacttccaaataaatactatacttatgcgattagacatgttgcatgacgaacactttgtaaagatccactttgagggttatattagctgcgtgaactttgtttatgctgtttaaggcaagcgtgagctccaaGGGCCCGCAGCATGAAtaggtgcatagttaatgatgccccaaaataggcagttaaaaaattaattaaaaaaaatctatggggtattttgaactgaaacttcacagacacattcaggggacaccttagacttatattacatcttgtaaaaaaaacgttcaatggtacctttaaaaattaacattatgtaTCATTTCATAGTTTAACTGTTTCTCTAAATGTGAAGaagaattttatgttttaaattactttttggaAAACAAAAAGTTTTAATGTAACATCAACATTTAGTGTAACAGATTCtttttcaattaattatttttttatgctatATTATCCACTTTTTGTATTTCACCCATAAACTAAGCACATTAAGAATTAAATTGGTCTATCGTAAATTAACTGATGCTAATTCAGAACTTCATTCTGTTTCTCCATTACTACGTTTCTGGATATCTGTCAACATTTTAAAGAACTGTAAGAAAACAGTTGaaagtacaaaaacaaaaataattgtttatgtTAGAGGTCCACAAATCCCCTCAGTCTGTTGaaaatgaaatgagctttaagtgtcaatttacagcagatctgaagacatcagcataataaatgaggtgaaaacaggaactattgacatgaaataaagagtgttttcagcagtttctctgttaatattgatgatcctcagacttatcaacactcattcaacaagacattcagaCCATTAGCagatcatctcactttattctgagtgtttgaTGATAGAAACACATTGACagtgtacaaattgtgaataaaaaaggaatgcaataatttacaaatctcaaacttatattttattcacaatagaatatagataacatatcaaatgttgaaggtgagacattttgaaatgacatgccaaatattggctcattttggatttatttaaagctacacattccaaaaaatttgggacaggtagcagtaagaggccggaaaagttaaatgtatacatataaggaacatctggaggaccaatttgcaacttattaggtcaattggcaacatgattgggtataaaaagagcctctcagagtggcagtgtctctcagaagtcaaaatgggcagaggatcaccaatcaGAGAAAAATAGCAGAGTTTGAAGTTATAATAgggcataatatcatccaaagattcaggaacaatctctgtgcgtaagggtcaaggccagaaaaccatatcccgtgatcttcgggcccttagacagcactgcatcacatacaggaatgctactgtaatggaaatcacaacatgggctcaggaatacttccagaaaacattgtcgtgaacacaatccaccgtacCATTCGCCtgtgccggctaaaactctataggtcaaaaagaagccatatctaaacatgatccagaagcgca
The window above is part of the Chanodichthys erythropterus isolate Z2021 chromosome 3, ASM2448905v1, whole genome shotgun sequence genome. Proteins encoded here:
- the LOC137005600 gene encoding zinc finger protein 271-like encodes the protein MRVHTGEKPFTCEQCRKSFSQSSSLKEHMKVHTGEKPHTCDQCGKSFSTKQHLKVHMRVHTGEKAVLTCDQCGKSFSRSSSLKEHMKIHTGERSFTCDQCGKSYTQKGNLKDHMRVHTGEKPFTCDQCGESFSQSTNLKKHRRIHTGEKLHTSNQLKLHQKNSHWRKTIQKCSQCDKRFSDSSSLKKHERIHSREKPIHTGETSYKCSYCDKRFSRSSSLKSHERVHTLERSCTRVISVGKSFTIKKTPEDTRENSHWRKTFTSVHTVTTDSVSHHLWKTHERIHTGEKPFTSVHTVTTDSIHTGEKPYKCSHCDKRFNQLANLKQHKKIYTGEKLHTYTHVRIHTGEKPYKCSHCDKRFSQSSSLKTHERIHSGEKPHTCDQCKKSFTIKNHLKIHMKDPCEWRNHITTV